From a single Mesorhizobium shangrilense genomic region:
- a CDS encoding RidA family protein, whose amino-acid sequence MSETIEKRLSDLGVTLPVAAAPAANYVPYCQTGNLLFTAGQLPLKDGKLQATGLLGRDVDTATGKEAAKYCAINILAQAKAALGDLEKIRRLVKITVFVASTADFVEQHLVANGASDFLVAALGECGKHARSAVGTASLPLNAAVEIEAIFEIE is encoded by the coding sequence ATGAGCGAAACAATCGAAAAGCGGCTAAGCGATCTGGGCGTGACGCTTCCCGTCGCGGCGGCACCTGCCGCTAACTACGTGCCCTATTGCCAGACCGGCAATCTGCTGTTCACCGCCGGGCAGTTGCCGCTCAAGGACGGCAAGCTCCAGGCCACCGGCCTGCTCGGCCGCGACGTCGACACAGCAACCGGCAAGGAAGCGGCAAAATACTGCGCGATCAACATATTGGCACAGGCCAAGGCCGCGCTTGGCGACCTCGAGAAGATTCGTCGGCTGGTCAAGATCACCGTTTTCGTCGCTTCGACCGCTGATTTTGTCGAGCAGCATCTGGTTGCGAACGGTGCCTCCGATTTTCTCGTGGCCGCACTCGGTGAGTGTGGCAAACATGCACGCTCCGCAGTCGGCACGGCCTCCCTGCCGCTTAATGCCGCAGTGGAAATCGAAGCGATCTTCGAAATCGAATGA